The following are encoded together in the Microtus pennsylvanicus isolate mMicPen1 chromosome 8, mMicPen1.hap1, whole genome shotgun sequence genome:
- the Dctn1 gene encoding dynactin subunit 1 isoform X6, protein MSAEASARPLRVGSRVEVIGKGHRGTVAYVGATLFATGKWVGVILDEAKGKNDGTVQGRKYFTCDEGHGIFVRQSQIQVFEDGADTTSPETPDSSASKVLKREGADAATKTSKLRGLKPKKAPTARKTTTRRPKPTRPASTGVTGASSSLGPSGSASAGELSSSEPSTPAQTPLAAPIIPTPALTSPGAAPPLPSPSKEEEGLRAQVRDLEEKLETLRLKRSEDKAKLKELEKHKIQLEQVQEWKSKMQEQQADLQRRLKEARKEAKEALEAKERYMEEMADTADAIEMATLDKEMAEERAESLQQEVEALKERVDELTTDLEILKAEIEEKGSDGAASSYQLKQLEEQNARLKDALVRMRDLSSSEKQEHVKLQKLMEKKNQELEVVRQQRERLQEELNQAESTIDELKEQVDAALGAEEMVEMLTDRNLNLEEKVRELRETVGDLEAMNEMNDELQENARETELELREQLDMAGARVREAQKRVEAAQETVADYQQTIKKYRQLTAHLQDVNRELTNQQEASVERQQQPPPETFDFKIKFAETKAHAKAIEMELRQMEVAQANRHMSLLTAFMPDSFLRPGGDHDCVLVLLLMPRLICKAELIRKQAQEKFDLSENCSERPGLRGAAGEQLSFAAGLVYSLSLLQATLHRYEHALSQCSVDVYKKVGSLYPEMSAHERSLDFLIELLHKDQLDETVNVEPLTKAIKYYQHLYSIHLAEQPEDSTMQLADHIKFTQSALDCMSVEVVRLRAFLQGGQEATDIALLLRDLETSCSDIRQFCKKIRRRMPGTDAPGIPAALAFGSQVSDTLLDCRKHLTWVVAVLQEVAAAAAQLIAPLAENEGLPVAALEELAFKASEQIYGSPSSSPYECLRQSCTILISTMNKLATAMQEGEYDAERPPSKPPPVELRAAALRAEITDAEGLGLKLEDRETVIKELKKSLKIKGEELSEANVRLSLLEKKLDSAAKDADERIEKVQTRLEETQTLLRKKEKDFEETMDALQADIDQLEAEKAELKQRLNSQSKRTIEGLRGPPPSGIATLVSGIAGEEQQRGATPGQAPGALPGPGLVKDSPLLLQQISAMRLHISQLQHENSILKGAQMKASLAALPPLHVAKLSVPPHEGPGGELVAGTLYRKTSQLLETLNQLSTHTHVIDITRTSPAAKSPSAQLMEQVAQLKSLSDTIEKLKDEVLKETVTQRPGATVPTDFATFPSSAFLRAKEEQQDDTVYMGKVTFSCAAGLGQRHRLVLTQEQLHQLHSRLIS, encoded by the exons ATGAGTGCCGAGGCGAGTGCCCGGCCCCTGCGGGTAGGCTCCCGTGTGGAGGTCATTGGGAAAGGCCACCGAGGCACTGTGGCCTATGTTGGAGCCACACTCTTTGCCACTGGCAAATGGGTGGGCGTGATCCTGGATGAAGCAAAAGGCAAGAACGACGGCACTGTTCAGGGAAGGAAGTATTTCACGTGCGACGAAGGCCATGGCATCTTTGTACGCCAGTCCCAG ATCCAGGTATTTGAAGATGGAGCAGATACTACTTCCCCAGAGACTCCTGATTCTTCGGCTTCAAAGGTCCTTAAGAGAG AGGGAGCTGATGCAGCTACAAAGACCAGCAAACTG CGGGGACTGAAGCCTAAGAAG GCACCGACAGCCCGAAAG ACCACAACTCGACGGCCCAAG CCTACTCGCCCAGCCAGTACTGGGGTGACGGGGGCCAGCAGCTCCCTGGGCCCCTCTGGATCAGCATCAGCCGGTGAACTAAGCAGCAGTGAGCCCAGCACCCCAGCTCAGACTCCGCTGGCAGCGCCCATCATCCCCACACCGGCCCTCACCTCTCCCGGAGCAGCACCTCCACTTCCATCTCCCTCGAAG gaggaggaagggctgAGGGCCCAGGTGCGGGACCTGGAAGAGAAACTGGAGACCCTGCGTCTGAAACGATCGGAAGACAAGGCAAAGCTGAAAGAGCTGGAGAAGCACAAGATCCAGCTGGAGCAGGTGCAGGAATGGAAGAGCAAAAtgcaggagcagcaggcagaCCTGCAGCGGCGCCTCAAAGAAGCACGGAAG GAAGCCAAGGAGGCACTGGAGGCAAAGGAGCGTTACATGGAGGAGATGGCAGACACAGCCGATGCCATTGAGATGGCCACTCTGGACAAGGAGATGGCCGAAGAGCGGGCTGAGTCTCTGCAGCAGGAGGTGGAGGCTCTGAAGGAGCGTGTGGACGAGCTCACCACAGACTTGGAGATCCTCAAAGCTGAAATTGAAGAGAAAG GCTCAGACGGGGCTGCGTCAAGCTACCAGCTCAAGCAGCTAGAGGAGCAGAATGCCCGCCTGAAAGACGCCCTGGTGAG GATGCGAGATCTCTCTTCCTCAGAGAAGCAGGAGCATGTGAAACTCCAAAAGCTCATGGAAAAGAAGAACCAGGAGCTGGAGGTTGTGAGGCAGCAGCGCGAGCGTCTCCAGGAGGAGCTGAACCAGGCAGAGAGCACCATTGATGAGCTCAAGGAGCAG GTGGACGCCGCTCTGGGTGCCgaggagatggtggagatgcTGACTGACCGGAACCTGAATCTAGAAGAGAAAGTGCGGGAACTGCGGGAGACTGTAGGGGATTTG GAAGCGATGAACGAAATGAACGACGAGCTGCAGGAGAACGCACGGGAGACAGAGCTGGAGCTGCGGGAGCAGCTGGACATGGCAGGCGCCCGAGTACGGGAGGCCCAGAAGCGTGTGGAAGCCGCCCAGGAGACAGTTGCGGACTATCAGCAAACTATCAAGAAGTACCGCCAGTTGACTGCACACCTACAG GATGTCAATCGGGAGCTGACGAACCAGCAGGAGGCGTCTGTGGAGAGACAACAGCAGCCACCTCCAGAGACTTTTGATTTCAAAATCAAGTTTGCTGAGACCAAGGCTCATGCCAAG GCAATTGAGATGGAATTGAGACAGATGGAGGTGGCCCAGGCCAACCGGCACATGTCCCTGCTGACGGCCTTCATGCCTGACAGCTTCCTTCGGCCAGGAGGAGACCATGACTGTGTCCTGGTGCTGCTACTTATGCCCCGTCTCATTTGCAAG GCAGAGCTCATCCGGAAGCAGGCCCAGGAGAAGTTTGACCTCAGTGAGAACTGTTCAGAGCGGCCTGGGCTTCGCGGAGCTGCTGGGGAGCAGCTGAGCTTTGCTGCTGGGCTGGTATACTCACTGAGTCTGCTGCAGGCCACACTGCACCGCTACGAGCATGCCCTCTCCCAGTGCAGTGTGGACGTGTATAAGAAGGTGGGCAGCCTTTACCCCGAGATGAGTGCCCACGAGCGCTCCCTGGATTTCCTCATCgagctgctgcacaaggaccaGCTGGATGAAACTGTCAACGTGGAGCCCCTCACCAAGGCCATCAAGTATTACCAG CATCTGTACAGCATCCACCTTGCTGAGCAGCCGGAGGATTCCACCATGCAGCTGGCCGACCACATCAAG TTCACCCAGAGTGCCCTGGACTGTATGAGTGTGGAGGTGGTGCGGCTGCGTGCCTTCCTGCAG ggtgggcaggaggcaaCAGATATTGCCCTTCTTCTCCGAGACCTGGAAACATCCTGCAGTGACATCCGCCAGTTCTGCAAGAAGATCCGAAGGCGAATGCCAGGGACAGATGCTCCGGGGATCCCAGCAGCCCTGGCCTTTGGATCACAG GTGTCCGACACACTCCTTGACTGCAGGAAGCACTTGACGTGGGTGGTGGCTGTTCTGCAGGAGGTGGCGGCTGCAGCTGCCCAGCTTATTGCCCCCCTGGCAGAGAATGAGGGGCTGCCTGTGGCTGCACTGGAGGAGCTGGCTTTCAAAGCAAGCGAGCAG ATCTACGGGAGCCCCTCCAGCAGCCCCTACGAGTGCCTGCGCCAGTCCTGCACCATCCTGATCAGCACAATGAACAAGCTGGCCACAGCCATGCAGGAGGGCGAGTACGACGCAGAGCGGCCCCCCAGCAAG CCTCCTCCAGTTGAACTTCGGGCTGCAGCCCTGCGTGCGGAGATCACAGATGCTGAAGGTCTGGGTTTGAAGCTTGAAGATAGAGAGACAGTTATCAAGGAGTTAAAGAAGTCTCTCAAGATTAAG GGAGAGGAGCTGAGCGAGGCCAACGTGCGGCTGAGCCTCCTGGAGAAGAAGCTGGACAGCGCTGCCAAGGATGCAGATGAGCGCATTGAGAAAGTCCAGACTCGGCTGGAGGAGACTCAGACCCTGCTGCGAAAGAAGGAGAA AGACTTTGAGGAGACAATGGATGCACTCCAGGCTGACATCGACCAGttggaggcagagaaggcagagctAAAGCAGCGGCTGAACAGCCAGTCCAAGCGCACAATTGAAGGGCTTCGGGGTCCCCCTCCCTCAGGCATTGCTACCCTGGTCTCTGGCATTGCTGGTG AAGAACAACAGCGAG GGGCCACTCCTGGGCAGGCTCCAGGCGCCTTGCCAGGTCCGGGGCTGGTGAAGGACTCACCGCTGCTGCTCCAGCAgatctctgccatgaggctgcACATCTCGCAGCTCCAGCATGAGAACAGCATCCTCAAA GGAGCCCAGATGAAGGCATCCTTGGCCGCTCTGCCCCCTTTGCACGTAGCAAAGCTTTCCGTCCCGCCCCACGAGGGCCCTGGTGGTGAGCTGGTGGCTGGGACACTGTATCGCAAGACCAGCCAGCTACTGGAGACACTAAACCAGCTGAGCACGCACACGCATGTGATAGATATCACACGGACCAGCCCAG CTGCCAAGAGCCCGTCAGCTCAGCTTATGGAGCAAGTGGCTCAGCTCAAGTCCCTGAGTGACACCATTGAGAAGCTCAAG gatGAAGTCCTCAAGGAGACAGTAACTCAGCGTCCTGGAGCTACCGTTCCCACTGACTTTGCCACCTTCCCTTCGTCAGCCTTCCTCAGG GCCAAGGAAGAACAGCAAGATGACACTGTCTATATGGGCAAGGTGACCTTCTCGTGTGCGGCAGGCCTAGGACAGCGACACCGTCTGGTGCTGACCCAGGAGCAGCTGCACCAGCTCCACAGTCGCCTGATCTCCTAA
- the Dctn1 gene encoding dynactin subunit 1 isoform X10 produces MSAEASARPLRVGSRVEVIGKGHRGTVAYVGATLFATGKWVGVILDEAKGKNDGTVQGRKYFTCDEGHGIFVRQSQIQVFEDGADTTSPETPDSSASKVLKREGADAATKTSKLRGLKPKKTTTRRPKPTRPASTGVTGASSSLGPSGSASAGELSSSEPSTPAQTPLAAPIIPTPALTSPGAAPPLPSPSKEEEGLRAQVRDLEEKLETLRLKRSEDKAKLKELEKHKIQLEQVQEWKSKMQEQQADLQRRLKEARKEAKEALEAKERYMEEMADTADAIEMATLDKEMAEERAESLQQEVEALKERVDELTTDLEILKAEIEEKGSDGAASSYQLKQLEEQNARLKDALVRMRDLSSSEKQEHVKLQKLMEKKNQELEVVRQQRERLQEELNQAESTIDELKEQVDAALGAEEMVEMLTDRNLNLEEKVRELRETVGDLEAMNEMNDELQENARETELELREQLDMAGARVREAQKRVEAAQETVADYQQTIKKYRQLTAHLQDVNRELTNQQEASVERQQQPPPETFDFKIKFAETKAHAKAIEMELRQMEVAQANRHMSLLTAFMPDSFLRPGGDHDCVLVLLLMPRLICKAELIRKQAQEKFDLSENCSERPGLRGAAGEQLSFAAGLVYSLSLLQATLHRYEHALSQCSVDVYKKVGSLYPEMSAHERSLDFLIELLHKDQLDETVNVEPLTKAIKYYQHLYSIHLAEQPEDSTMQLADHIKFTQSALDCMSVEVVRLRAFLQGGQEATDIALLLRDLETSCSDIRQFCKKIRRRMPGTDAPGIPAALAFGSQVSDTLLDCRKHLTWVVAVLQEVAAAAAQLIAPLAENEGLPVAALEELAFKASEQIYGSPSSSPYECLRQSCTILISTMNKLATAMQEGEYDAERPPSKPPPVELRAAALRAEITDAEGLGLKLEDRETVIKELKKSLKIKGEELSEANVRLSLLEKKLDSAAKDADERIEKVQTRLEETQTLLRKKEKDFEETMDALQADIDQLEAEKAELKQRLNSQSKRTIEGLRGPPPSGIATLVSGIAGEEQQRGATPGQAPGALPGPGLVKDSPLLLQQISAMRLHISQLQHENSILKGAQMKASLAALPPLHVAKLSVPPHEGPGGELVAGTLYRKTSQLLETLNQLSTHTHVIDITRTSPAAKSPSAQLMEQVAQLKSLSDTIEKLKDEVLKETVTQRPGATVPTDFATFPSSAFLRAKEEQQDDTVYMGKVTFSCAAGLGQRHRLVLTQEQLHQLHSRLIS; encoded by the exons ATGAGTGCCGAGGCGAGTGCCCGGCCCCTGCGGGTAGGCTCCCGTGTGGAGGTCATTGGGAAAGGCCACCGAGGCACTGTGGCCTATGTTGGAGCCACACTCTTTGCCACTGGCAAATGGGTGGGCGTGATCCTGGATGAAGCAAAAGGCAAGAACGACGGCACTGTTCAGGGAAGGAAGTATTTCACGTGCGACGAAGGCCATGGCATCTTTGTACGCCAGTCCCAG ATCCAGGTATTTGAAGATGGAGCAGATACTACTTCCCCAGAGACTCCTGATTCTTCGGCTTCAAAGGTCCTTAAGAGAG AGGGAGCTGATGCAGCTACAAAGACCAGCAAACTG CGGGGACTGAAGCCTAAGAAG ACCACAACTCGACGGCCCAAG CCTACTCGCCCAGCCAGTACTGGGGTGACGGGGGCCAGCAGCTCCCTGGGCCCCTCTGGATCAGCATCAGCCGGTGAACTAAGCAGCAGTGAGCCCAGCACCCCAGCTCAGACTCCGCTGGCAGCGCCCATCATCCCCACACCGGCCCTCACCTCTCCCGGAGCAGCACCTCCACTTCCATCTCCCTCGAAG gaggaggaagggctgAGGGCCCAGGTGCGGGACCTGGAAGAGAAACTGGAGACCCTGCGTCTGAAACGATCGGAAGACAAGGCAAAGCTGAAAGAGCTGGAGAAGCACAAGATCCAGCTGGAGCAGGTGCAGGAATGGAAGAGCAAAAtgcaggagcagcaggcagaCCTGCAGCGGCGCCTCAAAGAAGCACGGAAG GAAGCCAAGGAGGCACTGGAGGCAAAGGAGCGTTACATGGAGGAGATGGCAGACACAGCCGATGCCATTGAGATGGCCACTCTGGACAAGGAGATGGCCGAAGAGCGGGCTGAGTCTCTGCAGCAGGAGGTGGAGGCTCTGAAGGAGCGTGTGGACGAGCTCACCACAGACTTGGAGATCCTCAAAGCTGAAATTGAAGAGAAAG GCTCAGACGGGGCTGCGTCAAGCTACCAGCTCAAGCAGCTAGAGGAGCAGAATGCCCGCCTGAAAGACGCCCTGGTGAG GATGCGAGATCTCTCTTCCTCAGAGAAGCAGGAGCATGTGAAACTCCAAAAGCTCATGGAAAAGAAGAACCAGGAGCTGGAGGTTGTGAGGCAGCAGCGCGAGCGTCTCCAGGAGGAGCTGAACCAGGCAGAGAGCACCATTGATGAGCTCAAGGAGCAG GTGGACGCCGCTCTGGGTGCCgaggagatggtggagatgcTGACTGACCGGAACCTGAATCTAGAAGAGAAAGTGCGGGAACTGCGGGAGACTGTAGGGGATTTG GAAGCGATGAACGAAATGAACGACGAGCTGCAGGAGAACGCACGGGAGACAGAGCTGGAGCTGCGGGAGCAGCTGGACATGGCAGGCGCCCGAGTACGGGAGGCCCAGAAGCGTGTGGAAGCCGCCCAGGAGACAGTTGCGGACTATCAGCAAACTATCAAGAAGTACCGCCAGTTGACTGCACACCTACAG GATGTCAATCGGGAGCTGACGAACCAGCAGGAGGCGTCTGTGGAGAGACAACAGCAGCCACCTCCAGAGACTTTTGATTTCAAAATCAAGTTTGCTGAGACCAAGGCTCATGCCAAG GCAATTGAGATGGAATTGAGACAGATGGAGGTGGCCCAGGCCAACCGGCACATGTCCCTGCTGACGGCCTTCATGCCTGACAGCTTCCTTCGGCCAGGAGGAGACCATGACTGTGTCCTGGTGCTGCTACTTATGCCCCGTCTCATTTGCAAG GCAGAGCTCATCCGGAAGCAGGCCCAGGAGAAGTTTGACCTCAGTGAGAACTGTTCAGAGCGGCCTGGGCTTCGCGGAGCTGCTGGGGAGCAGCTGAGCTTTGCTGCTGGGCTGGTATACTCACTGAGTCTGCTGCAGGCCACACTGCACCGCTACGAGCATGCCCTCTCCCAGTGCAGTGTGGACGTGTATAAGAAGGTGGGCAGCCTTTACCCCGAGATGAGTGCCCACGAGCGCTCCCTGGATTTCCTCATCgagctgctgcacaaggaccaGCTGGATGAAACTGTCAACGTGGAGCCCCTCACCAAGGCCATCAAGTATTACCAG CATCTGTACAGCATCCACCTTGCTGAGCAGCCGGAGGATTCCACCATGCAGCTGGCCGACCACATCAAG TTCACCCAGAGTGCCCTGGACTGTATGAGTGTGGAGGTGGTGCGGCTGCGTGCCTTCCTGCAG ggtgggcaggaggcaaCAGATATTGCCCTTCTTCTCCGAGACCTGGAAACATCCTGCAGTGACATCCGCCAGTTCTGCAAGAAGATCCGAAGGCGAATGCCAGGGACAGATGCTCCGGGGATCCCAGCAGCCCTGGCCTTTGGATCACAG GTGTCCGACACACTCCTTGACTGCAGGAAGCACTTGACGTGGGTGGTGGCTGTTCTGCAGGAGGTGGCGGCTGCAGCTGCCCAGCTTATTGCCCCCCTGGCAGAGAATGAGGGGCTGCCTGTGGCTGCACTGGAGGAGCTGGCTTTCAAAGCAAGCGAGCAG ATCTACGGGAGCCCCTCCAGCAGCCCCTACGAGTGCCTGCGCCAGTCCTGCACCATCCTGATCAGCACAATGAACAAGCTGGCCACAGCCATGCAGGAGGGCGAGTACGACGCAGAGCGGCCCCCCAGCAAG CCTCCTCCAGTTGAACTTCGGGCTGCAGCCCTGCGTGCGGAGATCACAGATGCTGAAGGTCTGGGTTTGAAGCTTGAAGATAGAGAGACAGTTATCAAGGAGTTAAAGAAGTCTCTCAAGATTAAG GGAGAGGAGCTGAGCGAGGCCAACGTGCGGCTGAGCCTCCTGGAGAAGAAGCTGGACAGCGCTGCCAAGGATGCAGATGAGCGCATTGAGAAAGTCCAGACTCGGCTGGAGGAGACTCAGACCCTGCTGCGAAAGAAGGAGAA AGACTTTGAGGAGACAATGGATGCACTCCAGGCTGACATCGACCAGttggaggcagagaaggcagagctAAAGCAGCGGCTGAACAGCCAGTCCAAGCGCACAATTGAAGGGCTTCGGGGTCCCCCTCCCTCAGGCATTGCTACCCTGGTCTCTGGCATTGCTGGTG AAGAACAACAGCGAG GGGCCACTCCTGGGCAGGCTCCAGGCGCCTTGCCAGGTCCGGGGCTGGTGAAGGACTCACCGCTGCTGCTCCAGCAgatctctgccatgaggctgcACATCTCGCAGCTCCAGCATGAGAACAGCATCCTCAAA GGAGCCCAGATGAAGGCATCCTTGGCCGCTCTGCCCCCTTTGCACGTAGCAAAGCTTTCCGTCCCGCCCCACGAGGGCCCTGGTGGTGAGCTGGTGGCTGGGACACTGTATCGCAAGACCAGCCAGCTACTGGAGACACTAAACCAGCTGAGCACGCACACGCATGTGATAGATATCACACGGACCAGCCCAG CTGCCAAGAGCCCGTCAGCTCAGCTTATGGAGCAAGTGGCTCAGCTCAAGTCCCTGAGTGACACCATTGAGAAGCTCAAG gatGAAGTCCTCAAGGAGACAGTAACTCAGCGTCCTGGAGCTACCGTTCCCACTGACTTTGCCACCTTCCCTTCGTCAGCCTTCCTCAGG GCCAAGGAAGAACAGCAAGATGACACTGTCTATATGGGCAAGGTGACCTTCTCGTGTGCGGCAGGCCTAGGACAGCGACACCGTCTGGTGCTGACCCAGGAGCAGCTGCACCAGCTCCACAGTCGCCTGATCTCCTAA